Below is a window of Halarcobacter anaerophilus DNA.
ATTTTTCCCTTAGGTTCAATATCAAAATCAAATCCGTTAAGTTCAACGATTCTTTGTACATTGTCGTCAAAAACTGTTCCTGAAATAGTGCTTACACCGTTTTCAGTTGTTAGTTTTAGAGTGATTTTATTGCTATATCCGCTTGTTGATTTCATTTCAGAAGTTTCAAAAGTAATACCTTTATCTTCTGCTAAAAATTTTGCATTTACATAGTTTACATCACTTCCTGCAGATACGCTTAAAGCTCCGACAGCAGCAAAAGTACTCAATGAATCTAAATACTCTTTTATATCTCCTTGAGCACAAACAGCGATTGATCTGATTGGTGATCTATCTCTTTGTGCTGCTAAAAATGCAATTTTTTGTGTTAATTCAATGTAAGGTTTCACAAAAGAAGGAATTTTACTCTCATCTATTGGAAGATTAAGAGCATTAGGGTATGAAACACCTCTTGCTGAATCAATAGCATTTTGTGCAGCTTGCACCGCAATTTTCTTTTGAGACTCTTTTGTATTTGCCCCTAAGTGTGCAGTTACAGTTATATTAGGTAAATCTAAAAGTTTGTTATCAATTGCAGGTTCTTTTTTAAATACGTCGATTCCTGCCATTGCAATTTTACCTGATTTTAGGTTGTTATATAGGGCATCTTCATTATATAAACCACCTCTTGCACAGTTAATCAAAATTACACCGTCTTTCATTTTAGCTATCTCTTCTTCACCAATCATATCGATAGTCTCTTTGTTTTTAGGTGTATGAATCGTAATAATATCACAAGCTAAAATATCATCAAAGTTTGTAGTATATTCAATTCCTAAATCTGTTGCTTTAGTTGATGGAATATAAGGGTCATATGTTACAACTTCCATCTCAAAGCTTTTTGCTCTAAGTCCGACTCTGTGACCTATATTACCAAAACCTATAATTCCAAGTTTTTTACCAAAAAGTTCATTCCCATACCAATCTTCTCTTTTCCAGATTCTGTCATTTTTTAGTTGGTTGTGAGCATAAGGAAATTTTCTCATACAAGAAAGCATATGTGTCATTGTAAGTTCAACTGCCGCAATTGTGTTTGCTGTAGGAACGTTCATAGCAATGATACCTCTTTTGCTACAACCTTCCATGTCAACATTATCATATCCAACACCGGCTCTAATTACGGCTTTAAGATTTTTAGCTGCATCTAAAAACTTTTCATCAACATCAGTTGAAGATCTTGTAATAACAATATCCGCGTCTTTGATTACATCTAATAAAGATGTTTTATCAATATCTGCAGCATATACATAATTTACATCTTCTGTATTCTTTAAGATGTTTAAACCATCTTCATGAATATGGTCACAAACAACAATAGTATGTTTACTCATTTTTACTAATTCCTTGAACTTACTTAATTTGGTCTTTTAAAAGATCACCTAGTGTCATTGACGAATCATCGTTAACTGCTTTTAAAACTTCTCTTTCTTGTTGTTGTTCTAATCTTTTTACAGATAATCTAACTCTGTTTTTCTTTGTATCAATATTGATTACTACAGCTTCTAATTCATCACCGACATTAACTTCTTCTGCATTTAAAGGACCGAAATCTTCATTTCTTATTAGACCGTCTAAGTTATCGGCTAATTTTATAAAAATACCGAAATCTTTTTTATCTTTTACAGGTCCTTTTACAATATCTCCGACTTTATGTTCGTTTTGGAAATTTTTTGCAGGAGAGTCACTGATCTCTTTTACAGATAATGAGATATTCTCTTTTTCTTTGTCAATTTTGATAATTTTAACTTCTACTTCATCACCTTTTTTATAAAGTGATTTACATTTTGAATTTGATTCCCAAGAAGCTTCTTCATTATGTAATAAACCGTCAACTTCACCAATAGTAACAAAAGCACCGAAATCAGTAAGTGTTGCAACTTTACCTTTTACTACATCTCCTACTTTATTCTCTTTTAGGAATTTTGCGAAAGGTTTTTCTTGTAAGTTTTTAAGAGATACTCTTAATCTTTTTTTATCAACGTCAAGTTCAATAACTTCAACATTAACTTCTTCACCCAATGTTAAAACATCTTTTGGATTTTTTAGATTTTTGTTCCAAGAAATTTCAGAAATATGTAAAAGTCCTTCAATATCATTTCCTAAATCAACAAAAGCACCGTAAGATTCAAAGTTAGAAACAGTAACAGTGATAGTATCACCTACTTCTAATTCATCTTTAATCTCTTCCCAAGGATTAGGAAGTGCAGCTTTGATAGATAAAGATAGATGTTGTTTTGCTTTATCATAAGATAAAACTACAACCGGAACTTCATCACCTTCGTTATAATAATTTGCAGGATTAACAGGACCTTTATAAGAGATTTCATTGTAATTTACAAGTCCGTCGATTCCACCTAAATCAATAAACATACCGTAAGATGTGATTTTTTTAACTGTTCCTGTTACAGGTTCATTTTTTTCTAAAATTTCAGTTACTCTTGAATCTTTTTCAAGTTTTGCTTCTTCAATAAGTTTTTTTCTAGATACAATAATTGAATTTTGTGCATTATTTACTTTTAAAACTTTTGCTTTTACTTTTTTCCCTATTGCACCTTGAGTTTTTAAATAAGATTGTGCCATAGGCATAAAGTATTCTAAGCCAGTTTCATCTTCAATTATAAAACCGCCTCTGTTTTTAACAGAAACAATTTTACCTTCAATTACAACATCTTCTATATTTTCTCCATGCTCTTTTACAAAAGCATCGAATTTTTCTTTTTGAAGAACTTTTTTATAAGAAATCGATGGTCTTTCACCTTTAGTTCCCATCAACATTACAGGAATTGTATCTCCTGCTTTGAATTGAACTTCACCACCGATTGTTATTTCAGAGATATTAAGTCTACCTTCTATTTTTTGACCAACATCAACAAGTACACTATCACCAGTAATTTCAACAATTACACCATCAACTACAGAGTTATTTTCAGCATTCTCAAAAGACTCTTCAAGCATTTGCGCAAAATCAAAGTCTTCACCTAGTTCTATATCATCGATACCCATTTTATTCCTTCGTATTAACCGTTTTTTT
It encodes the following:
- the serA gene encoding phosphoglycerate dehydrogenase — encoded protein: MSKHTIVVCDHIHEDGLNILKNTEDVNYVYAADIDKTSLLDVIKDADIVITRSSTDVDEKFLDAAKNLKAVIRAGVGYDNVDMEGCSKRGIIAMNVPTANTIAAVELTMTHMLSCMRKFPYAHNQLKNDRIWKREDWYGNELFGKKLGIIGFGNIGHRVGLRAKSFEMEVVTYDPYIPSTKATDLGIEYTTNFDDILACDIITIHTPKNKETIDMIGEEEIAKMKDGVILINCARGGLYNEDALYNNLKSGKIAMAGIDVFKKEPAIDNKLLDLPNITVTAHLGANTKESQKKIAVQAAQNAIDSARGVSYPNALNLPIDESKIPSFVKPYIELTQKIAFLAAQRDRSPIRSIAVCAQGDIKEYLDSLSTFAAVGALSVSAGSDVNYVNAKFLAEDKGITFETSEMKSTSGYSNKITLKLTTENGVSTISGTVFDDNVQRIVELNGFDFDIEPKGKMIIMRNNDIPGVIGTVGKLLGDRNINISDFRLARGKNKDALAIILVDNSINSKILEEISNIEAAISVSYVEI
- a CDS encoding 30S ribosomal protein S1, coding for MGIDDIELGEDFDFAQMLEESFENAENNSVVDGVIVEITGDSVLVDVGQKIEGRLNISEITIGGEVQFKAGDTIPVMLMGTKGERPSISYKKVLQKEKFDAFVKEHGENIEDVVIEGKIVSVKNRGGFIIEDETGLEYFMPMAQSYLKTQGAIGKKVKAKVLKVNNAQNSIIVSRKKLIEEAKLEKDSRVTEILEKNEPVTGTVKKITSYGMFIDLGGIDGLVNYNEISYKGPVNPANYYNEGDEVPVVVLSYDKAKQHLSLSIKAALPNPWEEIKDELEVGDTITVTVSNFESYGAFVDLGNDIEGLLHISEISWNKNLKNPKDVLTLGEEVNVEVIELDVDKKRLRVSLKNLQEKPFAKFLKENKVGDVVKGKVATLTDFGAFVTIGEVDGLLHNEEASWESNSKCKSLYKKGDEVEVKIIKIDKEKENISLSVKEISDSPAKNFQNEHKVGDIVKGPVKDKKDFGIFIKLADNLDGLIRNEDFGPLNAEEVNVGDELEAVVINIDTKKNRVRLSVKRLEQQQEREVLKAVNDDSSMTLGDLLKDQIK